A single region of the Triticum dicoccoides isolate Atlit2015 ecotype Zavitan chromosome 2B, WEW_v2.0, whole genome shotgun sequence genome encodes:
- the LOC119362161 gene encoding eukaryotic peptide chain release factor GTP-binding subunit ERF3A-like has product MEHDAPPAPSHHAQDDGAVDDWARDDAEPSDRHAAPAEESPEPADAAAAPAPPAEGVNDIQSSLQSLELKTNAAAHEDVQMVADEEEEAKRHINLVFIGHVDAGKSTAGGQILFLSGQVDDRTIQKYEKEAKDKSRESWYMAYIMDTNEEERLKGKTVEVGRAHFETENTRFTILDAPGHKSYVPNMISGASQADIGVLVISARKGEFETGYERGGQTREHVLLAKTLGVAKLVVVINKMDEPTVQWSKERYDEIEGKMIPFLRSSGYNVKKDVQFLPISGLCGANMKTRMDKSICSWWNGPCLFEILDKIEVPLRDPKGPVRLPIIDKYKDMGTVVMGKLENGTIREGDSLLVMPNKTHVKVTGINLDEKKVRRAGPNENVRVKVSGIEEEDIMAGFVLSSVANPIGAFTEFNAQLQILELLDNAIFTAGYKAVLHIHSVVEECEIVDLIEEIDMKKAKVTDPKKKKSKRKPLFVKNGAVVVCRVQVTNLICIEKFSDFPQLGRFTLRTEGKTIAVGKVVDVPPVGRSTFSA; this is encoded by the exons ATGGAGCACGACGCGCCGCCCGCCCCCTCGCACCACGCCCAGGACGACGGCGCCGTGGACGACTGGGCGCGCGACGACGCGGAGCCGTCCGATCGCCACGCCGCCCCCGCGGAGGAGAGCCCCGAGCCCGCcgatgccgccgccgcccccgcgccaccAGCGGAAG GTGTCAATGACATTCAGTCATCACTTCAGTCATTGGAGTTGAAGACAAACG CTGCTGCGCATGAGGATGTTCAAATGGTagcagatgaggaagaggaagcaaAGCGCCATATAAATTTGGTTTTCATCGGCCATGTTG ATGCTGGGAAGTCGACTGCTGGAGGGCAAATATTGTTCTTGAGTGGTCAAGTTGATGACCGGACCATCCAGAAATATGAAAAAGAAGCAAAGGATAAGAGCCGAGAAAGTTG GTATATGGCTTATATTATGGACACAAATGAGGAAGAGCGACTCAAG GGGAAGACTGTTGAAGTTGGTAGAGCCCACTTTGAGACTGAAAATACAAGATTCACTATCTTAGATGCACCG GGCCATAAAAGTTATGTTCCAAATATGATAAGTGGTGCATCTCAAGCTGACATTGGTGTTCTG GTCATATCTGCTCGGAAAGGTGAATTTGAAACTGGTTATGAAAGAGGAGGCCAGACTCGTGAACATGTACTGCTTGCAAAAACTCTAGGTGTTGCTAAGTTGGTAGTTGTCATCAACAAGATGGATGAACCTACAGTACAATGGTCAAAAGAAAG GTATGATGAAATTGAAGGGAAAATGATTCCTTTTCTCAGATCTTCAGGGTACAATGTTAAGAAAG ATGTCCAGTTCTTGCCTATTTCTGGTCTTTGTGGAGCCAATATGAAGACCAGAATGGATAAAAGCATTTGTAGTTGGTGGAACGGTCCTTGCCTTTTTGAGATTCTGGACAAAATTGAAGTTCCTTTGCGTGATCCCAAAGGGCCAGTAAG GCTGCCAATTATTGATAAATATAAAGATATGGGCACAGTCGTAATGGGAAAATTAGAGAATGGGACTATCAGAGAGGGTGATAGTTTGTTGGTTATGCCAAACAAG ACCCATGTGAAAGTCACTGGTATAAACTTGGATGAGAAGAAAGTACGACGTGCTGGACCCAATGAGAATGTACGTGTCAAAGTTTCTGGAATTGAAGAGGAGGATATCATGGCAGGTTTTGTACTTTCAAGTGTTG CTAATcctattggtgctttcactgaattTAATGCCCAACTGCAGATTCTAGAGTTGCTCGATAAT GCTATTTTCACTGCTGGTTACAAGGCAGTGTTACACATCCACTCTGTTGTCGAGGAGTGTGAGATTGTTGATCTCATAGAGGaaattgacatgaagaaagcaaaagtAACTGACccaaagaaaaagaagagcaagagGAAGCCTCTTTTTGTGAAGAATGGTGCAGTTGTAGTTTGCCGCGTCCAG GTGACTAATTTGATATGCATAGAGAAGTTCTCTGACTTCCCTCAGCTTGGAAGGTTTACTCTACGAACTGAAG GGAAGACAATAGCTGTAGGCAAGGTTGTTGATGTGCCTCCAGTTGGCAGGTCAACGTTTTCAGCCTAA